One Halococcus hamelinensis 100A6 DNA segment encodes these proteins:
- a CDS encoding recombinase family protein, which produces MCRATILYIRTAVSSQEDAKRVQRRQAVTYATETLGIAPRGLRILRDSGTEARNDDSSSYQRLLDLVTNGKISRVIVTDAARLGKNVHDLHRIVTEFTDNGVAVHVIDVGLQVGESEFGAASRTPAETLEMAKDLEMSIKSGRTKDGVVLAQEQGSHIGRPPFGFDSDGNGGLVPNENFETALEVIERIKTGSSKRSTAKRAGTTRSTVSNIIKQKRLYLDTETQSKGHTE; this is translated from the coding sequence ATGTGCCGCGCAACAATACTCTACATCCGTACTGCGGTATCCTCACAGGAAGATGCCAAGAGAGTGCAGCGCAGGCAAGCAGTCACGTACGCTACTGAGACTTTGGGAATCGCTCCTCGCGGTCTCCGAATTCTTCGCGACAGTGGTACGGAGGCTCGAAATGACGACTCATCATCGTATCAACGGCTGCTGGATCTCGTCACAAACGGGAAAATATCTCGTGTCATCGTTACCGATGCAGCGCGTTTAGGAAAGAACGTTCATGACCTTCACCGCATCGTCACCGAGTTCACCGACAACGGGGTTGCAGTCCACGTCATTGATGTAGGGCTGCAGGTCGGAGAATCTGAATTTGGGGCAGCGAGCAGGACTCCAGCTGAAACCCTCGAAATGGCAAAGGATTTGGAAATGAGTATCAAGTCCGGTCGAACGAAGGATGGCGTCGTTCTTGCTCAAGAACAGGGGTCCCACATCGGGAGACCTCCATTTGGCTTCGATAGCGACGGGAACGGTGGTCTCGTCCCAAATGAGAACTTCGAAACAGCGTTGGAGGTTATCGAACGGATCAAGACTGGGTCAAGCAAACGGTCGACAGCTAAGAGGGCCGGCACCACCCGCTCGACCGTTAGCAACATCATCAAGCAAAAGCGACTCTATCTGGACACGGAAACCCAATCCAAAGGGCACACTGAGTAA
- a CDS encoding DUF5783 family protein yields MTTFDPEKFEEKYSHYLDELQEAYKNAYQYMHDRYDSTPLRSIDRQVLNESEPFYDGNGEFRVELPENPHDRVQNIPDEEEFDTILAEFVTRIETELQRIFEFETN; encoded by the coding sequence GTGACCACGTTCGATCCCGAGAAATTCGAGGAGAAGTACAGTCACTACCTCGATGAACTTCAGGAAGCATACAAAAACGCCTACCAATACATGCATGACCGATATGATTCGACTCCCCTTCGGTCGATCGACCGCCAAGTGCTCAACGAGAGCGAGCCGTTCTACGATGGCAATGGTGAATTTCGTGTTGAACTCCCGGAGAATCCCCACGATCGCGTCCAGAACATACCCGACGAGGAGGAGTTCGATACCATCCTTGCCGAGTTTGTTACCCGAATAGAAACCGAGTTGCAGCGAATTTTCGAGTTCGAAACCAATTGA
- a CDS encoding CaiB/BaiF CoA transferase family protein yields MTPSQPLDGIKVLDLGQIYNGPYCSLLLAHMGADVVKVEPPFGEPLRSRVESGEPPEIVMLNSSKDAITLNLAEERGTELLKDLVEETDVLVENYAVGTMEKLGIDYETLSSVNPELIYAHGSGFGDTGPRSDMLAMDLVVQATGGVMDATGFPDDTPVKTGIAPGDFLGGTHLAAGVLGALFQRERTGEGQYVEASMYESVFPALLSQLAAAYKETDVPPRTGNHHSSLAKAPYNAYETQDGYVTILCASDDHWETLLEVMGRTDLIDDDRFETNVKRVDHMDEVDRVIGEWTADRDRQAIEDRLVDAGVPAGAVQTIEEVLQDPHLSERGMAPEVSHPDFEDGIRVFGSPIHFSDAPEPDVEPAPRKGEDTSDILKDRLGLSADAIVELDEQGIL; encoded by the coding sequence ATGACACCTTCACAACCACTCGACGGTATCAAGGTACTCGACCTCGGACAGATCTACAACGGCCCTTACTGTTCGTTGCTGCTCGCTCATATGGGTGCGGACGTAGTGAAGGTCGAGCCCCCGTTCGGCGAGCCGCTCCGGTCACGTGTCGAGAGCGGCGAACCGCCCGAAATCGTGATGCTCAACTCCTCAAAGGACGCCATCACGCTCAACCTCGCCGAGGAGCGCGGGACGGAGCTGCTGAAAGACCTCGTCGAAGAGACCGATGTACTGGTCGAAAACTACGCCGTTGGCACGATGGAGAAACTCGGCATTGACTACGAGACGCTCTCGTCGGTCAATCCCGAACTCATCTACGCCCACGGTAGTGGGTTCGGCGACACCGGTCCCAGAAGCGACATGCTCGCGATGGACCTCGTCGTGCAGGCAACTGGTGGGGTGATGGACGCAACGGGGTTTCCGGATGACACTCCCGTCAAGACTGGCATCGCACCGGGCGACTTCCTCGGCGGAACCCACCTCGCGGCAGGCGTGCTTGGGGCACTCTTCCAGCGCGAACGTACGGGAGAGGGACAGTATGTCGAGGCGAGCATGTACGAGTCGGTGTTCCCAGCGTTGCTATCACAGTTGGCGGCGGCGTACAAGGAAACGGACGTTCCACCGCGGACGGGCAATCACCACAGTAGCCTCGCGAAGGCTCCATACAACGCCTACGAAACACAGGATGGATACGTCACCATTCTCTGTGCCTCGGACGACCACTGGGAGACGCTGCTCGAAGTGATGGGTCGGACCGATCTCATCGATGACGACCGATTCGAAACCAACGTCAAGCGGGTCGATCACATGGATGAAGTTGATAGAGTTATCGGGGAATGGACCGCTGATCGGGACCGTCAGGCCATCGAGGATCGCCTCGTCGATGCCGGCGTCCCAGCCGGTGCAGTACAGACCATCGAGGAGGTGCTTCAGGACCCTCATCTCTCCGAGCGGGGGATGGCACCGGAGGTATCCCACCCAGACTTCGAGGACGGCATCCGCGTTTTCGGTTCACCGATCCACTTCTCGGACGCTCCCGAACCTGATGTCGAGCCTGCTCCGCGCAAAGGTGAGGATACTAGCGATATCCTCAAAGACCGATTGGGGCTCTCGGCTGATGCGATAGTCGAACTCGACGAACAAGGCATACTCTAA